Within Anopheles merus strain MAF unplaced genomic scaffold, AmerM5.1 LNR4000434, whole genome shotgun sequence, the genomic segment TTTTCGCTAGGCCAGTCTTAGTGAATTCTTCACACAGATCAAGAATGCGCTGCTCCAGCTCATCCATTTTTGATCAGTCAACTTGTTTGGCGAAAATCAATCGGTCACAGGAACAAACACTTTCCTTCACTTTGACTGACTTTCACTCCACAGAAATTTGAGTCTAACTCTGATCACCtcaaatcaattagtcacggGATCACTTTTCCCTCACTTCAATTGATTTTCTTAGATCAATCTACTCAACGTTCTAATCACTCTTGTTAATTCCACAAGCTACACGTAAAACCACTGTTGTCTGGATGTTTATCCCACAGCTACACGCACTGTTGTCTGGATTTTCATCCCACTTCTGACACCAAATGTGGagttttttatttggtttaaGACAAATAACGCTTTATTGATTACTTTCGTTCACAACATGTTATTCGCTTCGCGGTCCGAATTCAACTCCCCGCGCTTAACCCGCGCTCCCGATTTTAACGCTGcgcgttctctctctcgctactcgttcCTAGTTCGCTCTCGTTCTCCTGATCTCGCTACcgttatttctctctctcactaccACTAGCGCTTTTCCTTTCTTACACAAATGCCCTCACAACACTCTCCACTTACAAGAGAAGCTTATCATTAATCTATGTTCAGCTTTCCGAGAAGCACCATTAACTGAGCACTCTTCACATTTTGTTACACAACATAACATCGTCCCGTACGGTTTCGTCCCCCGCAGcccaggacacacacacacacacacacacacacactcgagcACGAACTCGACAGCATGCTCAATTGCGTCCCGAAATGTCCTTTCCCAACCGTCGGCCGTCGGGTTTAAGTACGCCGGGAAATGGGGATGGGGTggattggggggggggagggttggATTTTTTATGCCCAGCGACACTCAAACTCCAAGCGTGGGAAGCGAAATTTGAACTCATTGTGCGGACCAGCAGCGGCATAGGAAGGAAGTGCTCATTCTTGAACGCATCCGTCAGCTGGACGGCGCCCGGTTCGTCCTGTTCGCCCGGTGGTCATGTTTTACTGTCCCATCCACAAGGCCAGACCCCGGATCCGGTTCTGGTCAATCAAAGTAAATCTCCTCAAGTGGCCGAATGTCTGGCTAAATCTCTTCATTCATTCTCCACGCGTCCTGTATGCGGGTCGCAGCTGTAGTCtcttatggtttttttttggggctgCCTTCTTCTTTCACCCTAACGACCTGTCACTGTTGAACTGTTGATAGCTTTTTTgaccaaaaaagggaaaaaaaagtttcaaaaaACTTGTTTGTTCTGGTTCACCCCGTTTTTATTTCCGGCTGCAACACAGTTCTGTGCCATCCATTGTTATCCTTTCGGGCGTACCGATTAAGGTTTGAATAAAATCAACAGATAAATTCTGACCCCGCGAACCcacgctttctctctctctctctttctctctttgtcGGGGAAAAATGAGGAAAgttgagtgagagagagaggcacaAAAAACCCTCCAATCTCGGGAACTGACTGAAATTCATCCACTCCCCCAGTGCCGTGCCGATTACCTGTTAAGCATTAAATTATAACACAACATTCAAAAATTAATGAACCGcacgtttattttatttctccgCTAATTTCCATGTGCCCGCCACTGCCCCACTGCCAgcgacggggggggggggggagaggaggTTGGTCGCAGCTGGTCGTGCTGGCGAGAGGCTTGCTAGTATTGGTGCGATGGTCACCTTCCACTCCGCCATCAGCTGGTTTTTGGTGCTAGATGTTGGTAGTGGTGCACGGGGTTCAAAGGCAAATATAAATATCAAATCGGGCTGGCAGCAGGGCCTACTTTTCCGAACCGGTTCGGTGGTGGAAAACCGTTTCGCGCAGGGAACCGGTTTTGCTGTGCCGAACAGCACCCGCGGCTGGGGAAGTTCGGGCCGACCCGTGCGCATGTCCCGCACGATCCCGAAGCGTGGAAGCACTCACGCCGCACCAGCAGATATCGCCGGAAGGCGCGTCAGTTTGCCATCGGCGAACGGTTTTTCATGCGAAATCGGTCAGTTTGGTGGAGATTCTCACGCGAGTCGAACCGAGCCGTAAATGGGATTGAGAATTAGCCGACCCGCGAGCAGCGTCACACAGCGCAACCCGTAACTTAGCGCGAGCCCGTGCGTGTCCGCCGCCGTGTGTGATGATTACGCAAATGTGCAAGGTGCGAAACGGGTGCAACGGGCACACCGGAGTTCATGTGCAACGGGAATGAAATGCGAAACGAAACGGTACTAATGCGTGTGTTACTACTAGCTGTGCTACAGTGCTGAACCGTTACAAATTCAAAACGACCAAACAGCGGGTGTGCGTGGTGCTGTGAGGGTGGCAATGTTTTCCTTTCGTAACCGATCCCCGGAACCGGTGTAATTAAGCAGAATAAACCGTGCCGTTGTTGGGCGGTTCGTTCGGTTCGGGGAAAACGTTGGGAAAACGATAATTTATcggaaaaaaggtgaaaaaaagtgtaacgaaaaaaaatccaagcTGACAGTTTGACACGCGTTTATTTCACCTCGTCAGGGCGGAGTGTTGCCCGAAAAAAAAGTGTCCGGTTGAAAAGCGCTCGTTTCGGTCTCACCTTCCCTGATGACGTGGTGCCCGTCAGCACGGGaacgattaaattaatttttctatCCAGTTCCAATAGCCGCCTTCTGGTCGCCCCGTCCCCCGACCGTTTCGCGCTCACCGGGAGGCAACGATATTGGATTAGATTACGGCTTACGGCCTGACAGTTATTTAGTTGACGAGTCGGTCCACGCGGACAAAAAAGTGCAATCGTTTCCCACGACACCGCGACCTGCTGCTGATGAACTGACGGGCGCGCTAGCACCCCGGCAGCACTGGCTTGTTTGAAGtcaagcgaaacaaaacacacatacaatagcaaaaaatggaaacataaCATCATCCCTGGAAACTGCATCATCAATCCATTGCAGGGTCCGCGGTGATCCAAAGGGTCCGCTTGACGCGATACATACTAATGATTTAATAATGCGGGCGCGTATGCAAATGAAGGCTGCTGACGATGGCAGTCGCTGTCCGGGACATGATGGCAGCCTTCTTGCGACGGCATCTCCGGCCTCGCGCTTCTGAGCTGCGCGCTACGACTGggcggtggtgtggtggtcAGACCGTTTGAGCTACTTGAGCTACAACAAAAAGTACATCCTATCCTTCATCACCAGCGTCAGCGTCAAGCGAGCCTACTTGAGTACTGGGGTGGTCCTCGCGCGAACTCGCGAACTAACTCCAAACACTGCTGAATCATTCAGTCCTGTTGGTGGCGACGGTAGTGCGCTTGGTGCCGATGGCCGCCTAACCCGTGACACCGGGGAATCGGGTTACTGGACACCCGGTAtgaatgtgcgtgtgttgaagagtttttttctccctcgtTTCTTCCACTCTTTGTTTGCTGTGCTTTGATTTGAGCGCGAGAAAAACTGATTCGTGGCGTGCGTTGGTGCGCTAAAAAGTGCGTGCGCGTGCAGCGAGAGGAGTGAttgatgaataatttaaaatgtgcTGACTGACGGTGAAGCAAAACGCCACCCCGTAAGCCGCGAGAGAGTGTTTCTGGCAGAGACCGTAGGCAGGAGAACCTACGCACGGCGCTGTTTGAAGTGGATATCATAAATTAATCTACCGCACAGTTGTGATCTTCGCGCTGTGGAGCGAAtcgcacgaaaaaaaaagtcttgtGAAAGTGCACCACGCGAAGGAGTGGTACGTACGGCAATAAAAGCAAAAGGTGGCCCGTGTTAACGTGTGTGtttctatgtgtgtgcgtgtagtgAAATGGTGTAAGCCCACCAGACCCCATTGTTTGCGAGTGTGCGGCCAGTAGCCTCCCAAGACGCTGGTGGTGGCGACCCGGGGACGCCTGCAGGGAGCAGTAACGAAATATTTTCCCATCAGCCGTCGGCTTTCTCGTGGGCCATCCAATTGCTGTGGCCTCCTCGGCTGTGGCAAGCAACGTAACGCGTAAAGGCGGGGCGCACCCACCCAAAACCACCCAAACCACCAGCCAATAGAAAAATCAACATGGAAACACGAATAGGATTATTaggattatttttctattaCTTCGTCGTGATTTCTACGGGTAAGTGAATACACCGAAATCCCAATTATCATTCCATTTCGGATCCGCCAGAAGCGggatttgaataatttttccTTTATCGATTGTTAAGTGGAAACGCGCACGACCGCACGACCGGCATCGGGCCACGACCAGCGCAAAGCCCCGTGAGCCCCGTTGGTCGCTAATGAATTGCCCGTTGACCGTGATGCGGGAGCCCGTTGTAAGCGTCCCGCTCTGCACCCCCATTCGCTCCCAAACGGTCTCTTGCTCTTAGCGTAAAACCGAATCGATTCGATAAGGGTGTGAGAATCCTTCGCATTCTGATGAATCTATACTTCCAGAAAATGACATTAATGGgtgtaatttaattatacaTCCCCTGATTACGTCGAACCGCTTGCCATCGATTGGAGCTTCGGGAAAACTGCTCTTGAAAATTCAATTCCTATCACCTGAACTTTCAACGGGTGCTTCATGCAAACTGTGATATTAAAATTCATCGAAACGATGCCGTACATCGACGTACTAGTCCACGCAGACAGTTTTAATCCGTAAACAAACGAAGAAACAAACCGAAGCTTTAGGCCAGCCATTTCTTTACCAGCTCCAGAATCTTTTCCTTCGCTGCTCGCATTTCAGCCGAGTCTTGGGCGGTGATTGAGCTCAAATCGGCACAGTGGGCAGCTCCTGGGAAAGGCAGAAACAGGACAGTTTTTGAATTTTATCGCATTAAACTCTCTGGTGTGAAtcaaaactctctctctctcaaataTGTACCTGGAATGACTACAGCCGGGGACTGATCGTTCAGATCCTGCTGGATGCCCATCGCACGCCAAGGATCCAGTTGACCCTGAGTGAAGAAGACGTTCGTCACTTCCGGATTCCATCCGCCGTAAATGACGTTCGTCCTGTCGGCATTGTTCATCATTCTCGTCTTATCGAAGCTACCGAACAAAACGATGCATAAATCAACGTGACTTAACGCAAACCGTCCACTATCATTACAACACTTACAATCCATCGTACAGATCACCACACAGCTTCACGAACAAGTCGACCGGGAAGCTGGAGCCGAAGATCTGCTTAGACGAGCCCGAAATCTGATACCATCCGTACTCGGCACAGGTTTGGTACAGCCACTGGCGCACTATTGCACAGCAACGGGGGGAATGGGGAAAACAATGGTAGCATTACGATACACACACTCAATCGACACGAGCTTCCGATTACACCTACTTGAGCTCATGGCAGCACCCTCATTCCAGGCGGTTTTTTTGTAGTAATCAACCATAGCCTTGTAGCCATAGCTGTTGCAGTTGGTCGATGTCAACCCTCCCGTCACAAGCTTGGCCAGCGCCTGCATATCGTCCGTGATGGTGGCATCCTCGATGACCCGGCACACACCCTCAATGTCTCCGGTCGTGTGGTACTGAACAACTCCCGCAAACTCATCCGACAGACTGCTGAAGAAGTTCATGCGATCCAGCGGCTGGGACAGATCCACATCGCTGCACAGCTGAAACTGCTGCGCGACACTTGCGTACTCCCCGCGGTCGAGCAGCTCTTCCGTCTGCCGGATGGCCCGCTCAACACGATCGGCACAGCTCTGTCCTCCGACCAGTCGGATGCTCTCCGTCACAATCTCCTTGTACTCTGCATGAgcgggaaaaaaacaatccacgATTTAAGATGCATTACGGTTTGTAGTGGCAGGTCTAGCGAGCCACCCATTGCTTACCGGTAAACTCAACCTTGGCAAACACCGGAGCACTCGAGGCCCACGCTCCGTTTATCAGGTGCGGGTACTTCTGGCGGAACCACGACACCATGGTGGCGGAGTACGATCCACCGATCATGATAACGCCCGACTTCTCCGCGCCCGGGATCGTCTTGCGCATCTCCACCACAAAGTGCGCCAAATCCGCCAGCGCCTGATCGATGTTCAGATACTTCAGTTTATCAGTACGTAGGTCGCTGCAAAAATTGCCACAAAACAACAGCGATAATGCCCAGCGCGCGATAAGCAAGCGCAcccatcgtcatcatcctcACTTACACCGTCGGATGGCTCTGGCCGTAGAAACGATGCTCGGTGTAGAACAGATAACCCTTCAGCTCGGCCGCCATATCGTACACGTGGCCACGGAAGATGCTTCCCGCGGAGATTTCCCACTCGCCGCCGACGTAGATGAACAGCGGGCCGCCCTCGACGTAGTGTTCACCGTTGGCCATGTAGCGCTGAAAttagcaacaaaaacagtaaGAGCACATTCCTAGGGCTGTGCGAAGCCTGCCTGCGGTCACTCACCATCGACCAGGTGTTGACATTTTGCGGGTCAAAGTGATCCAGCCGCTGCATGATGTGTTTCGTCTCGACGGGGGCGGCCTTGCGCGACGGCGAACCGCCCTGAATCGGAGGCTCTCGGTGCATCCGCTCCCATACCCGCTGATTGCGGAGCACCCGCTGAACGCcatcttgctgctgctgcggctccAGGACAAATGCGCCCACGAAGCCCAGCAGGCAAACCAAGGCCAACGGAGATTTCATCACGTTTTAATACTCaacacactgcaccacacaaCCACAGCCCAGCTAAACGTTCGACCGCATTCGCCGCACCGTTGAACGCACTCCCCGTATTTATAGGTTGCGGTCCAGGCTCTGTTCGCGAGCAGTTGTAATCTTATCGGACGGATTTCTCTACGTATACTGTGATTTAATCCCATTCTTCACCTACCAATCCAACCGGATAGTCGTCTCGATTGATCACGTATCGGTGAAAATCGACAAACTTATTGGTCTGTTTTCATTCATCGCGTTCGTTCGAGCAAACGAGTGATAGCGCGTTTGGTGAAGATAGGAACATACGAGTGTATTGTAAAACGCCACACAACTGATTGGGGCGGTGAGTTTATCTCGCTGATTGGACAATTAGGAGAATGAGTGGCTAAATTGTCATAAATACGCAACAGTTGTATTGTCCCCAACAGTATATTCCTCCCGGGTGCTCGAGTGAAGTGTAGCGTGTTACAAGCAGCTGCTTAAAATAGCTCCACATTCTACTTGCAACTCTTCAAACGGCGGGTGGATTACGATAATAATACACATCAATCGATGATTCATCCGACTTTGTCACAGCAACCAAATGGATGCATGGAAAGCGTATAAATAATTCTTCGACCACCGGGAATGCAAAATTAATCTCGCCTGATAACTAGTGCTCGTTTAAAGTGCACTTTAGAAAcggcacaaacacaacaaccgCTTAACATACCACACTAAAACACGTGCTTCAAACGCGGCCACAAAACATGCCCACAGCACACTTCCGTCAGCAATTGTCATCCTCGCTAGAACAAGCGGGTTATTCACTCGGAAGGAAAACCATTTCCGCTTGCACGAGCATAACCATCAAGCTGCCTTGTCGAACTGTTCGTTCGCTCCCCGTATCCAATTACCAAACAGGCGCCCACTCCAGACACCCATCTTCCTAGTGTGCCATTGCCAGCCCGCTCGCCCCGCCCCAGTTCAGCTAAATCCTCTTCCAACAACGGAGTCTAATTATGGAATTAATTCGTTAATTTTCTTATCTCTTTAACGATCTGAAGACAGGGCCACGAAAAGAGGAGCTGACAAAACCCGTCCGTCCCGTTTCGTTTCTCCCCTCTTTTACCTGCCCACTTTTAGTAGAATCTGCTGACTCTGCTCCCTGTGTGGCCTGCACACAGCAGAAGCAGCGCCTTGATTTGCATCGAAGACTTTGCGCCGTCTTCAGCGGCACGATAAGACACGGCGAAACCGAAAAGGCAGTTGAACGCACCGACAGGAAC encodes:
- the LOC121602386 gene encoding putative serine protease K12H4.7, producing MKSPLALVCLLGFVGAFVLEPQQQQDGVQRVLRNQRVWERMHREPPIQGGSPSRKAAPVETKHIMQRLDHFDPQNVNTWSMRYMANGEHYVEGGPLFIYVGGEWEISAGSIFRGHVYDMAAELKGYLFYTEHRFYGQSHPTVDLRTDKLKYLNIDQALADLAHFVVEMRKTIPGAEKSGVIMIGGSYSATMVSWFRQKYPHLINGAWASSAPVFAKVEFTEYKEIVTESIRLVGGQSCADRVERAIRQTEELLDRGEYASVAQQFQLCSDVDLSQPLDRMNFFSSLSDEFAGVVQYHTTGDIEGVCRVIEDATITDDMQALAKLVTGGLTSTNCNSYGYKAMVDYYKKTAWNEGAAMSSMRQWLYQTCAEYGWYQISGSSKQIFGSSFPVDLFVKLCGDLYDGFFDKTRMMNNADRTNVIYGGWNPEVTNVFFTQGQLDPWRAMGIQQDLNDQSPAVVIPGAAHCADLSSITAQDSAEMRAAKEKILELVKKWLA